One region of Salvia miltiorrhiza cultivar Shanhuang (shh) chromosome 3, IMPLAD_Smil_shh, whole genome shotgun sequence genomic DNA includes:
- the LOC131016963 gene encoding putative gamma-glutamylcyclotransferase At3g02910 isoform X2, producing the protein MAGGGDDLIFVYGTLKRGFYNHYLLEDLIRAGAAAYLGPCTTVEAYPLVCGPYGIPYLVNLPGSGQRIRGELYSVSSVHGLARLDELEGVDRGHYERLPVAVAAEGGGQDAEAYFAHRDFGEKLWKRCGEVGLSEFNVELGKSLCFDGKLQF; encoded by the exons ATGGCGGGTGGAGGAGATGACCTTATCTTCGTCTACGGCACGCTCAAGCGGGGTTTCTACAACCACTATCTGCTCGAAGACCTAATCCGAGCGGGCGCCGCCGCCTACCTCGGCCCCTGCACCACCGTGGAAGCTTATCCACTGGTGTGCGGGCCCTACGGCATCCCCTACTTAGTCAATCTGCCCGGGTCGGGTCAGCGGATCCGGGGAGAGCTCTACTCCGTGTCGTCGGTGCATGGCCTCGCCCGCCTCGATGAGCTTGAGGGCGTGGATCGGGGCCACTACGAGAGACTGCCGGTGGCTGTGGCGGCGGAAGGCGGCGGACAGGATGCGGAGGCGTATTTTGCGCATAGGGATTTTGGGGAGAAGCTGTGGAAGAGGTGCGGGGAGGTGGGATTGAGTGAGTTTAATGTGGAATTGGGGAAAAG CTTGTGCTTTGATGGCAAACTCCAGTTCTGA
- the LOC131016963 gene encoding putative gamma-glutamylcyclotransferase At3g02910 isoform X1 produces MAGGGDDLIFVYGTLKRGFYNHYLLEDLIRAGAAAYLGPCTTVEAYPLVCGPYGIPYLVNLPGSGQRIRGELYSVSSVHGLARLDELEGVDRGHYERLPVAVAAEGGGQDAEAYFAHRDFGEKLWKRCGEVGLSEFNVELGKRYVRREDRPIDYCFIDDIHKFILEGDSSLSS; encoded by the coding sequence ATGGCGGGTGGAGGAGATGACCTTATCTTCGTCTACGGCACGCTCAAGCGGGGTTTCTACAACCACTATCTGCTCGAAGACCTAATCCGAGCGGGCGCCGCCGCCTACCTCGGCCCCTGCACCACCGTGGAAGCTTATCCACTGGTGTGCGGGCCCTACGGCATCCCCTACTTAGTCAATCTGCCCGGGTCGGGTCAGCGGATCCGGGGAGAGCTCTACTCCGTGTCGTCGGTGCATGGCCTCGCCCGCCTCGATGAGCTTGAGGGCGTGGATCGGGGCCACTACGAGAGACTGCCGGTGGCTGTGGCGGCGGAAGGCGGCGGACAGGATGCGGAGGCGTATTTTGCGCATAGGGATTTTGGGGAGAAGCTGTGGAAGAGGTGCGGGGAGGTGGGATTGAGTGAGTTTAATGTGGAATTGGGGAAAAGGTATGTGAGGAGGGAAGATAGACCCATTGATTATTGCTTCATTGATGATATCCACAAATTCATTTTGGAGGGCGATTCCTCTCTTTCTTCATGA
- the LOC131016956 gene encoding CRIB domain-containing protein RIC4-like, translating to MQQHIYSNNLSPPFILVARFNMKDRLERFVLLPFAAGCISESSIPVVMQHAKRSKHEKHEEETKDEEEGCLDDEKSLSSQNWKTALPIFQKLFKNFSQLFVYKDEQEAEMGMEIGLPTDVKHVSHIGLDGCTSSIFSKGCWAEQELIDLHSFPLSELEFAIKAQAETPKITSLLETKCRYNPNESVTTGTH from the exons ATGCAGCAGCATATATATTCTAACAATTTGAGTCCTCCATTCATCCTCGTAGCTCGTTTCAACATGAAGGATCGACTGGAAAGATTCGTGCTCCTTCCCTTCGCTGCAGGTTGCATCTCTGAATCCAGCATTCCAGTTGTGATGCAGCATGCTAAAAGATCAAAGCATG AGAAACACGAAGAGGAAACCAAGGACGAGGAAGAGGGATGTCTGGACGATGAAAAAAGTTTATCGAGTCAAAACTGGAAGACCGCCCTCCCAATATTTCAGAAGCTGTTCAAAAACTTCTCACAGTTATTTG TGTACAAAGATGAGCAGGAAGCAGAAATGGGGATGGAAATCGGATTACCAACAGATGTGAAGCATGTGAGTCACATAGGGCTTGATGGCTGCACGAGTTCAATCTTTTCAAAGGGCTGCTGGGCTGAGCAGGAGTTGATAGATCTCCATTCTTTTCCTCTGTCAGAACTGGAGTTTGCCATCAAAGCACAAGCTGAAACACCCAAGATAACAAGTTTGCTTGAAACCAAATGTCGTTACAATCCCAATGAGAGTGTTACAACAGGGACACACTGA
- the LOC131016901 gene encoding dirigent protein 24-like gives MAKHFTLTSSFCLLLLATTLTLATSARILDEETPPFPLPAASSDPIPPPETVAPATTDHPSGQIPAVPTTNVAPPEPTPIEEEPAAVPATNVAPPEPTPIEEEPAAVPATNVAPPEPTPTVEEPAAPAVAAPVVPTTNVAPPETTAAPLGGAAAAAFSFFMHDVLGGSHPSGRAVAGIVANSDANNLPFSKPSNPIFPINGGVPLNTVNGAINSNNYPFLVGLNGAPSSTLVQSNGNNAVAGNNNQQAFVTAGQLPQGLTLNQLTFGSVTVVDNELTEGHELGSGVLGRAQGIYITSSSDGSSHTVALTAAFHGHEHEVEDTVSFFGVHRTATPVSHIAIVGGTGKYENAKGFAAIETMPHQDQHTTDGIETITHFTVYITP, from the coding sequence ATGGCTAAGCATTTCACTCTCACCTCCTCCTTTTGCTTGTTGCTACTAGCCACCACCCTCACCCTAGCCACCTCAGCAAGAATTCTTGATGAAGAAACACCACCATTCCCCCTCCCCGCCGCCTCCTCCGATCCGATCCCACCGCCGGAGACGGTGGCTCCGGCCACAACCGACCACCCGAGCGGTCAAATCCCGGCCGTCCCCACCACCAATGTTGCCCCGCCCGAGCCCACCCCAATAGAAGAAGAACCCGCCGCCGTCCCCGCCACCAATGTGGCCCCGCCCGAGCCCACCCCAATAGAAGAAGAACCCGCCGCCGTCCCCGCCACCAATGTGGCCCCGCCGGAGCCCACCCCAACAGTAGAAGAACCCGCCGCCCCCGCCGTAGCGGCGCCGGTGGTCCCCACAACCAATGTGGCCCCACCCGAGACGACGGCCGCCCCATTAGGCGGGGCGGCGGCAGCAGCATTCTCCTTCTTCATGCACGACGTCCTCGGTGGGTCCCACCCGTCCGGCAGGGCGGTGGCGGGGATCGTGGCCAACTCGGACGCGAACAACCTCCCATTCTCGAAGCCGAGCAACCCGATCTTCCCGATCAACGGCGGCGTCCCGCTCAACACCGTCAACGGCGCCATCAACAGCAACAACTACCCCTTCCTGGTGGGGCTCAACGGGGCCCCCTCCAGCACCCTCGTGCAGAGCAACGGCAACAACGCCGTCGCCGGAAACAACAACCAGCAGGCGTTCGTGACGGCGGGGCAGCTGCCGCAGGGGCTGACCCTCAACCAGCTGACGTTCGGCTCCGTCACGGTGGTCGACAACGAGCTCACGGAGGGGCACGAGCTGGGCTCGGGGGTGCTCGGGAGGGCTCAGGGGATCTACATCACGAGCTCCTCCGACGGCAGCAGCCACACGGTGGCGCTCACGGCGGCGTTCCACGGCCACGAGCACGAGGTGGAGGACACCGTGAGCTTCTTCGGAGTGCACAGGACGGCGACGCCGGTGTCGCACATCGCCATTGTTGGCGGCACTGGGAAATACGAGAATGCAAAGGGCTTTGCCGCCATTGAAACGATGCCGCATCAGGATCAGCACACCACTGATGGGATTGAAACAATTACGCATTTCACAGTTTATATTACTCCATAG
- the LOC131015727 gene encoding uncharacterized mitochondrial protein AtMg00810-like, translating to MTDIGLMAYYLGVEVKQLKDGIFITQEGYAKEILKKFKMEDCKAINTPVECGIKLSKNDGGEKVDPTLFKSLVGSLRYLTCTRPDILYAIGLVSRYMENPTSIHFKAVKRILRYLKGALDYGIFYSNTDDYKLVGYSDNDWAGDNDDRKSTSGSYFLWKTPLSPGCPRSNP from the coding sequence ATGACCGACATTGGACTGATGGCGTACTATCTCGGTGTGGAAGTCAAGCAACTCAAAGATGGAATCTTCATCACACAAGAAGGTTACGCCAAGGAAattctcaagaagttcaagatggagGACTGCAAGGCAATCAACACACCAGTGGAGTGTGGGATCAAATTATCCAAGAACGACGGAGGAGAAAAAGTGGATCCGACATTATTCAAGAGCTTGGTTGGAAGCCTACGATACTTAACTTGCACGAGGCCAGACATACTTTATGCCATAGGGCTCGTGAGTCGCTATATGGAAAATCCAACCTCCATCCACTTCAAGGCAGTGAAGAGAATActacgatatctcaaaggcgCGCTCGACTATGGCATATTCTATTCAAATACTGATGATTATAAGCTTGTTGGCTATAGTGATAACGATTGGGCTGGAGATAATGATGACCGCAAAAGTACGAGCGGGTCGTATTTTTTATGGAAGACACCGCTTTCACCTGGATGTCCAAGAAGCAACCCATAG
- the LOC131016854 gene encoding putative pentatricopeptide repeat-containing protein At3g23330, translated as MAPAKSLFKRVTYTTLYLKITHYSSFSPSNLRPHHSSLIKTGSIHFLHVANYLLKLYLHTPDFDCARNLFDEIPQRDVRTWTLLISGLSKFGHHRIALDYFAAMQNQATVAPNAFTLSSVLKCCASIRDDGLQIGKAVHGWIITSGVDVDVALDNALLDFYAKFRQFDCVRRFFESMDEKDSTSWNIVMAAKLRDGKMEETLDFFWRLPNKSIASWNTIIDGHLQQGLKGEALELLYEMVKLGYAFDVVTFSISLALASSLKNLELGRQTQGRMLRTGMKEDSFVSTSLLDMYCKCREMHKASVVFRELLTRHCDDLMAQTVSWSTMIAGCVQNGMTQDAMRYFRSMILEKLEIDLFTLTTILAASANGALLELGQQIHAHALKLGHKQDVFLCSSMIDMYAKCGKLDDSWSYFRETRTRNVVLWSSMLSSYAMYGLGNEAIQLFELMQKEGIKPNEVSFLGVLTACSHAGLVDDGCKYFKMMTDVYGIWPGIEHFVCMTDLLGRAGHLKEIKDFVYEKRIDHLKEVWKAYLSCCWLHKNVEMANWVSKKLLKLDPRQPDPYLLASNTFSANDVWEEAAKLRGLMLEKEVRKLPGQSWI; from the coding sequence ATGGCGCCCGCCAAATCTCTCTTTAAAAGGGTGACCTACACCACCTTATATTTGAAAATCACACACTACTCTTCATTTTCTCCCTCCAATCTACGCCCACATCACTCCTCCCTCATCAAGACCGGCTCTATCCATTTCCTGCACGTGGCTAACTATCTCTTGAAGCTCTACCTGCACACCCCTGATTTCGACTGTGCCCGCAACCTGTTCGACGAAATTCCCCAACGAGATGTCAGAACTTGGACCCTTCTCATCTCCGGCTTATCTAAATTTGGCCATCACAGGATTGCTTTGGATTACTTCGCTGCCATGCAAAATCAGGCAACTGTCGCTCCCAATGCCTTCACCTTGTCCAGTGTGCTCAAGTGTTGTGCTTCCATTCGTGACGATGGCCTCCAGATTGGGAAGGCGGTTCATGGTTGGATAATCACAAGTGGGGTCGATGTGGATGTCGCCTTGGACAATGCTCTTCTTGATTTTTATGCTAAGTTCCGTCAGTTTGATTGCGTCAGAAGATTCTTCGAATCCATGGATGAAAAGGATTCCACTTCTTGGAATATAGTCATGGCTGCTAAGCTGAGGGACGGTAAGATGGAGGAGAcgcttgatttcttctggagatTGCCCAACAAGAGCATCGCAAGCTGGAATACTATCATTGATGGGCACTTGCAACAGGGGTTGAagggggaagcacttgagcttctCTACGAGATGGTTAAACTTGGATATGCTTTTGATGTAGTTACCTTCTCCATATCATTGGCTCTAGCGTCTTCGTTAAAGAATTTGGAGCTGGGGAGGCAGACTCAAGGCCGGATGCTTAGGACCGGGATGAAAGAAGATTCATTTGTAAGCACTTCACTTCTGGACATGTACTGTAAATGCAGGGAAATGCACAAGGCTTCTGTGGTTTTTCGAGAATTGCTAACGAGACACTGTGATGATTTAATGGCTCAAACTGTTTCTTGGAGCACAATGATAGCTGGCTGTGTTCAAAATGGTATGACACAAGATGCCATGCGTTATTTCAGGTCCATGATTCTTGAGAAACTCGAGATAGATCTGTTTACTCTGACTACCATCCTTGCTGCATCTGCTAATGGCGCTCTTTTGGAGCTCGGCCAGCAGATTCATGCTCATGCGCTGAAACTAGGGCACAAGCAAGATGTTTTCTTGTGTTCATCCATGATTGACATGTATGCCAAATGTGGGAAGCTAGACGATTCTTGGTCATACTTCAGGGAAACTAGAACTAGAAACGTCGTGCTCTGGAGTTCTATGTTATCAAGCTATGCAATGTATGGGTTGGGCAATGAAGCAATTCAGCTATTCGAGCTGATGCAGAAGGAAGGTATTAAACCGAATGAAGTGAGCTTTCTTGGTGTTCTCACGGCGTGTAGCCATGCTGGTTTGGTAGACGACGGCTGCAAGTATTTTAAGATGATGACGGATGTGTATGGGATCTGGCCTGGTATTGAACATTTTGTGTGCATGACAGATCTCTTAGGTAGAGCAGGACATCTAAAGGAGATCAAGGATTTTGTTTATGAGAAAAGGATTGATCATTTGAAAGAGGTTTGGAAAGCATATCTATCTTGTTGCTGGCTTCACAAGAATGTTGAGATGGCAAATTGGGTGTCCAAGAAACTGCTTAAACTAGATCCACGTCAACCCGACCCTTATCTTCTCGCCTCAAATACTTTCTCAGCTAACGACGTGTGGGAGGAGGCGGCTAAACTTAGGGGTTTGATGCTGGAGAAGGAAGTGAGAAAACTTCCTGGTCAATCTTGGATCTAG
- the LOC131016987 gene encoding protein METHYLENE BLUE SENSITIVITY 1-like: protein MTGKAKPKKHTAKELAAKLDAATTNRGGGKAGLADRTGKEKGGHAKLECPLCKVTAPDIKSMQIHHDARHPKIPFDDSKLNNLHSTVVADTSKPKPGIRGSLKNTGS, encoded by the exons ATGACTGGAAAAGCCAAGCCGAAGAAGCACACCGCCAAGGAACTCGCTGCGAAACTCGACGCCGCCACCACCAACCGCGGCGGCGGCAAGGCCGGCCTCGCCGATCGCACGGGCAAAGAGAAAGGCGGCCACGCCAAGCTGGAGTGCCCCCTCTGCAAGGTCACCGCCCCCGACATCAAGTCTATGCAGATCCACCACGATGCTCGCCATCCCAAGATCCCCTTCGACGATTCCAAGCTCAATAATCTCCACTCCACCGTCGTTGCCGACACCTCCAAGCCTAAGCCCGGCATCCGTGGCAGCTTGAAGAA TACTGGGTCGTAG